The Lycium ferocissimum isolate CSIRO_LF1 chromosome 1, AGI_CSIRO_Lferr_CH_V1, whole genome shotgun sequence genome includes a region encoding these proteins:
- the LOC132030594 gene encoding lignin-forming anionic peroxidase-like, giving the protein MSISNNSFAAIAAIISLLVLSSMECHAQLSSTFYDRTCPNALNTIRSSVRQAVSSERRMAASLIRLHFHDCFVQGCDASILLDETPTIVSEQTALPNLGSARGYGAIEAAKRELEKTCPGVVSCADILTVAARDASALVGGPSWTVKLGRRDSTTANHDLANTDLPGFSDPLQRLISSFASKGLSTRDMVALSGAHSIGQAQCLLFRDRIYSNGTDIDAGFARTRRGRCPQEGQNGNLAPLDLVTPNALDNNYFKNLMQRKGLLQSDQVLFSGGSTDNIVSEYSNSPRAFASDFAAAMIRMGDISPLTGQNGIIRTTCGSIN; this is encoded by the exons ATGAGTATTTCAAACAACTCTTTTGCAGCCATTGCTGCTATAATTTCTCTTCTCGTGCTCTCTAGCATGGAATGCCATGCACAACTTTCATCAACATTCTATGACCGCACTTGCCCTAATGCTCTCAACACGATTCGTTCAAGTGTTAGACAAGCAGTGTCGAGTGAGCGTCGTATGGCCGCGTCCCTCATTCGCCTTCATTTCCATGATTGTTTTGTTCAG GGTTGTGACGCTTCGATTTTACTTGATGAAACCCCTACGATTGTTAGTGAACAAACTGCGTTGCCAAATCTTGGGTCAGCTAGAGGTTATGGTGCTATAGAAGCCGCAAAAAGAGAGCTTGAGAAAACATGTCCTGGAGTGGTATCATGTGCAGACATACTTACTGTCGCTGCTAGGGATGCATCGGCTCTC GTTGGCGGTCCATCATGGACTGTGAAACTCGGAAGAAGGGATTCAACCACAGCGAATCATGATCTTGCAAATACTGACCTTCCTGGTTTTTCTGATCCTCTTCAAAGACTTATTTCTAGCTTTGCAAGCAAGGGTCTTAGCACAAGGGATATGGTTGCATTGTCAG GAGCACACTCAATTGGCCAAGCACAATGTTTACTTTTCCGTGATAGGATTTATAGCAATGGAACAGACATCGATGCTGGATTTGCTAGAACTAGACGAGGTCGGTGTCCTCAAGAAGGTCAAAATGGAAATCTAGCTCCACTTGATTTGGTTACACCTAATGCTTTGGATAATAATTACTTTAAGAACTTAATGCAAAGAAAAGGTCTTCTTCAATCAGACCAAGTCCTTTTCAGTGGAGGATCTACTGATAATATTGTTTCTGAATATAGCAACTCTCCGCGAGCATTTGCCTCTGATTTTGCCGCTGCCATGATCAGGATGGGAGATATCAGTCCCCTAACCGGTCAAAATGGGATCATAAGAACTACTTGTGGCTCTATAAATTGA